In one Nocardioides sp. NBC_00368 genomic region, the following are encoded:
- a CDS encoding lantibiotic dehydratase has product MYRSVNNALMLRASVLHPDDLGRWPDLSGHDTEPGWQQWLQETLAIPGFAAAMAHASPSLAQRVNAAENGTLTQSEVRRVVLAVMRYLLRATSRATPFGLFAGVAPATANRTGTVGWGSDHRPVARLQAAWLAEVTDRLESDPRLRPHLLVCVNNLLVQRAGEVILANRAAKSDPQGAPTHLRIKANSTLRAALDLAAEPISWADLCGKLAAERGAPPEAAERLVSQMVTEGLLLTSLRPPSTQTDPLAHLVDELESIATSGGNPGEGFGQLRTLRQLKARHDNAPDAVTAAAHREDLVRAAAMIGPATAVGVDLALDCELVVPRSVTAEVCRAAAALTRLARPPSRQWRDWHARFLERYGLYALVPVVDAVDAQVGLGYPKGSVGEPTAESAEDSAVLVDRDRRLLALAQRAALRGEHEVVVDDALLEQVAGTATAEASPTAELTVRVHADSLHAIEDGDFQLSVVRAAARAFSTAGRFLDLFGDDVRDRMASSAADMPPSSDGALSAQLSAVTRYTVSLDVNRAAQVLPHLIPIGEFHHPSQATIDLDDIAVTADAHRLYLVSISRKRALQPVAVNAVEQVRHAHPLTRFLAEAPLALSTGCQPVEWGPAATGLPFLPALRYGRTLLSPARWHLAAAELPDRQATSDLWEQALTAWRQATGCPAAVWLGVGDQTIRLDLLEPAHRALLRDHLTREPNAVLRVIPDSDGWIGGRPHEIVVPLSATTPRPAAPRLSNSPVEVCTHGSLPGRDLDYLKIYARLNEQTAILTSHLPRLLSQLPGTGRWWFLRHADPDPHLRLRITGLPTDVITGWTQQVADADLTRRVQWDTDFPEPGRFGSLAAYQATTTVFAADSGAALAELGLTRRHPTVDRQALIAASMVDLVTAVIGNAHEGFRWLISRTRTDRSAPARSVYDQAIRLANPHDPTALVSMPGGDAVREQWAERRHAVVAWRDRLPTLSTTAPADLLPDLLHLHHARVAGLDLDSERACLHLARAAALSWTTRSTR; this is encoded by the coding sequence GTGTACCGCAGCGTGAACAACGCCCTGATGCTCCGGGCATCGGTGCTTCACCCCGATGACCTCGGCCGCTGGCCCGACCTGAGCGGCCACGACACAGAGCCCGGTTGGCAGCAGTGGCTTCAGGAGACACTGGCAATCCCCGGATTCGCGGCCGCCATGGCCCACGCCTCGCCGAGCCTCGCGCAGCGCGTGAACGCCGCGGAGAACGGCACCCTGACCCAATCCGAGGTCCGCCGGGTCGTGCTCGCGGTCATGCGATACCTGCTGCGAGCCACCAGCCGCGCCACCCCGTTTGGACTATTCGCAGGCGTCGCACCGGCCACAGCGAACCGCACCGGCACCGTCGGTTGGGGGTCTGACCACCGACCAGTCGCCCGTCTCCAGGCGGCGTGGTTGGCCGAGGTCACCGACCGCCTCGAGTCCGACCCGCGACTCCGGCCTCACCTGCTGGTTTGCGTGAACAACCTGCTCGTGCAACGGGCGGGAGAGGTCATATTGGCCAACCGTGCCGCCAAGAGCGATCCCCAGGGTGCGCCGACCCATCTGCGCATCAAGGCGAACAGCACCCTCCGTGCGGCGCTCGACTTGGCGGCCGAGCCGATCAGCTGGGCGGATCTTTGCGGCAAGCTGGCTGCCGAGCGTGGCGCGCCGCCAGAAGCTGCCGAGCGGCTTGTCAGCCAGATGGTGACCGAGGGGCTACTGCTGACCAGCCTGCGCCCGCCGTCGACGCAGACCGATCCGCTCGCACACCTCGTGGACGAGCTCGAGAGCATCGCGACCTCGGGCGGTAACCCGGGGGAGGGTTTTGGGCAGTTGCGCACCCTGCGTCAGTTGAAGGCGCGGCACGACAACGCCCCCGACGCTGTGACGGCCGCCGCGCACCGCGAGGACCTCGTCCGAGCTGCCGCCATGATCGGTCCGGCAACCGCGGTCGGGGTCGATCTGGCACTGGATTGCGAGCTCGTGGTGCCGAGGTCCGTGACGGCTGAGGTGTGCCGGGCCGCTGCCGCGTTGACGCGTCTCGCCCGCCCGCCGTCGCGGCAGTGGCGAGACTGGCACGCCCGTTTCTTGGAGCGGTACGGCCTCTATGCTCTCGTCCCCGTCGTGGATGCCGTCGACGCGCAGGTCGGCCTTGGGTACCCGAAGGGATCCGTTGGTGAGCCCACCGCTGAGTCTGCTGAGGATTCCGCCGTACTTGTCGATCGGGATCGGAGGCTTCTCGCACTGGCACAACGGGCTGCGCTACGCGGCGAACACGAGGTCGTCGTGGATGACGCCTTGTTGGAGCAGGTAGCCGGCACCGCCACCGCCGAGGCTTCACCGACCGCCGAACTCACCGTGCGCGTCCACGCCGATTCGCTTCACGCCATCGAGGATGGCGACTTCCAACTCTCGGTCGTGCGGGCCGCAGCCCGAGCCTTCTCGACCGCGGGACGGTTCCTCGACCTGTTCGGCGACGACGTGCGAGACCGGATGGCCTCCAGCGCGGCCGACATGCCGCCGAGCAGCGACGGAGCACTGTCAGCGCAACTGAGTGCGGTGACTCGCTACACCGTCAGCTTGGATGTCAACCGCGCTGCCCAGGTGCTGCCGCACTTGATCCCGATCGGGGAGTTCCACCATCCATCACAGGCCACGATCGACTTGGACGACATCGCGGTCACCGCCGACGCCCACCGCCTCTACCTGGTCTCGATCTCGCGCAAGCGTGCCCTGCAGCCGGTCGCGGTCAACGCCGTCGAACAAGTCCGGCACGCGCATCCGCTGACCCGCTTCCTAGCCGAAGCACCTCTCGCCCTGAGCACAGGATGCCAACCAGTGGAGTGGGGGCCGGCGGCCACGGGCCTACCGTTCCTGCCAGCTCTTCGATACGGCCGCACCTTGCTCAGTCCCGCCCGCTGGCACCTGGCCGCAGCCGAGCTTCCAGACCGACAGGCAACATCGGACCTGTGGGAACAGGCGCTCACAGCCTGGCGGCAGGCCACTGGGTGTCCTGCCGCGGTCTGGCTCGGCGTTGGCGACCAAACCATCCGCCTCGACCTGCTCGAGCCCGCCCACCGGGCGCTGCTTCGCGACCACTTAACCCGTGAGCCCAACGCCGTGCTGCGCGTCATCCCCGACAGCGACGGTTGGATCGGTGGGCGCCCACACGAGATCGTGGTCCCGCTGAGCGCCACTACCCCGAGGCCGGCGGCGCCACGCCTCAGCAACTCCCCGGTCGAGGTCTGCACCCACGGCTCTCTGCCCGGCCGCGACCTCGACTACCTGAAGATCTACGCCCGGCTCAACGAGCAAACCGCGATCTTGACCAGCCACCTGCCCCGGTTACTGTCTCAGCTCCCAGGTACCGGCCGCTGGTGGTTCCTACGCCACGCCGACCCCGACCCGCACCTGAGGCTACGCATCACCGGCCTGCCCACCGATGTCATCACCGGATGGACGCAGCAGGTCGCAGACGCGGACCTGACGCGCCGAGTCCAGTGGGACACCGACTTTCCCGAACCCGGCCGCTTCGGGAGCCTCGCCGCCTACCAGGCCACGACGACAGTGTTCGCCGCAGATTCCGGGGCCGCGCTCGCCGAGCTTGGCCTCACCCGGAGACATCCGACGGTGGACCGGCAGGCATTGATCGCGGCGAGCATGGTGGACCTCGTCACTGCGGTGATCGGCAACGCGCACGAGGGGTTTCGCTGGCTGATCTCGCGCACCCGAACGGACCGGTCGGCGCCCGCGCGGTCGGTCTATGACCAAGCCATCCGCCTGGCCAACCCGCACGACCCCACCGCGCTCGTCTCGATGCCCGGCGGCGATGCCGTGCGGGAGCAGTGGGCCGAACGCCGCCACGCTGTCGTCGCATGGCGCGACCGGCTACCCACCCTCAGCACCACTGCGCCTGCCGATCTGCTGCCCGACCTGCTGCACCTGCACCATGCCCGCGTCGCCGGGCTCGACCTCGACAGCGAACGTGCCTGCCTGCACCTCGCCCGTGCCGCAGCGCTCAGCTGGACGACAAGGAGCACCCGATGA
- a CDS encoding lanthionine synthetase C family protein, translating to MTSPSITPALTPGLTPGPLDTLTAACARLASPSIVGPSPDGRTQPQSVAGGAAGIALLHIERAVAGHGEEATAHDWIRAAASEPISIGRNSDPFHGAPALAFMLHTADALGGYRRARASLNEATTTLTRQRLAAAHARIDRHEPLTMYEFDLVHGLTGLAFYHLHTHPDHPVNHELVTYLARITEPLGQGEARPPWWLHSGLGGTAHPDFPHGHGNLGVAHGISAVIALLAYAILHGQDSPAPRQALDTLCAWTDRHRQEDPTGTWWPGYVVPDAEPKSGRPSWCYGTAGTARAQQLAGLALHDTTRQHRAEDAMLAAITSQRERLPEIGLCHGKAGLLQAACRMANDSTDPHRSSQLKTQLPVLAADLARQLDTDSDGTPELMDGTAGAALALHTALTGNPATGWDAFLALS from the coding sequence ATGACCTCCCCATCAATCACGCCAGCGCTCACCCCGGGTCTCACGCCCGGTCCCCTGGACACGCTCACCGCCGCCTGTGCGAGGCTCGCGAGTCCGTCCATCGTCGGTCCGTCACCAGACGGGCGGACCCAACCGCAGTCAGTGGCCGGCGGCGCGGCTGGCATCGCCCTGCTGCACATCGAGCGCGCAGTCGCAGGACACGGCGAGGAGGCAACAGCCCACGACTGGATACGCGCCGCGGCCAGCGAGCCGATCAGCATCGGGCGCAACTCCGACCCCTTCCACGGCGCCCCAGCCTTGGCCTTCATGCTGCACACCGCCGACGCCCTCGGCGGATACCGCCGAGCCCGGGCCAGCCTCAACGAGGCCACCACCACCCTCACCCGGCAACGACTGGCAGCCGCACACGCTCGCATCGATCGCCACGAACCGCTGACCATGTACGAGTTCGACCTAGTGCACGGCCTCACCGGGCTCGCGTTCTACCACCTGCACACCCACCCCGACCACCCCGTCAACCACGAGCTGGTGACCTACCTCGCCCGCATTACCGAACCCTTGGGCCAAGGCGAGGCCCGGCCGCCGTGGTGGCTGCACTCCGGGCTCGGTGGCACCGCCCATCCTGACTTCCCGCACGGACACGGCAACCTCGGAGTGGCCCACGGCATCAGCGCGGTCATCGCGCTACTCGCCTACGCCATCCTCCACGGCCAGGACAGCCCCGCACCCCGCCAGGCCCTCGATACTCTCTGCGCCTGGACCGACCGCCACCGCCAAGAGGACCCGACCGGAACCTGGTGGCCCGGCTACGTCGTCCCCGACGCTGAACCCAAATCGGGCCGGCCATCTTGGTGCTACGGCACCGCAGGCACTGCTCGCGCCCAGCAACTCGCCGGCCTCGCTCTCCACGACACCACCCGCCAGCACCGAGCAGAAGACGCGATGCTCGCCGCCATCACCTCACAACGGGAACGGCTGCCCGAGATCGGCCTGTGCCACGGCAAAGCCGGACTCCTCCAAGCTGCTTGCCGAATGGCCAACGACAGCACCGACCCACACCGATCGTCCCAGCTCAAGACCCAACTGCCTGTCCTGGCCGCCGACCTCGCCCGGCAGCTCGACACCGACTCCGACGGCACCCCGGAACTGATGGACGGAACCGCCGGAGCAGCGCTCGCCCTCCACACCGCTCTCACCGGCAACCCGGCCACCGGCTGGGACGCATTCCTGGCCCTCTCCTGA
- a CDS encoding thiopeptide-type bacteriocin biosynthesis protein, whose translation MTTPQWRQATITFGNPDTAVQIAMDHLAPILTEAETRGLITCWFYVRKGDWRLRYLPTADTPTDSPTKRHMTTRLDQLVHDDVLHRAVAGIYEPEVHAFGGPQAMDTAHQLWHHDSRHLLTRSAATATRDREVSIMLCATMMRAAGLDWYEQGDVWACVADHRDPPALALAESLQQPTHRLLTVDPADLTRKDAPLAGCHEQFDAYTHAGQALRELNQRGRLHRGLRATLAHHVIFAWNRRSIPGAYQAALATAAKTVVFGPDPTACPSTPRGDS comes from the coding sequence ATGACAACACCTCAATGGCGTCAAGCCACCATCACCTTCGGCAACCCGGACACCGCCGTACAGATAGCCATGGACCATCTCGCGCCGATCCTTACCGAGGCTGAGACCCGCGGTCTCATCACCTGCTGGTTCTACGTACGCAAAGGCGACTGGAGGCTGCGCTACCTACCCACCGCCGACACGCCCACCGACAGTCCCACCAAACGCCACATGACCACCCGGCTGGACCAGCTGGTCCACGACGACGTTCTCCACCGCGCCGTCGCCGGCATCTACGAGCCCGAGGTCCACGCCTTCGGCGGACCTCAAGCCATGGATACCGCCCATCAGCTCTGGCACCACGACAGCCGCCACCTGCTCACCCGCAGCGCCGCCACAGCCACACGCGACCGCGAAGTCTCGATCATGCTCTGCGCAACAATGATGCGAGCCGCAGGGCTCGACTGGTACGAGCAAGGCGATGTGTGGGCCTGCGTCGCCGACCACCGAGACCCGCCCGCTCTTGCCCTCGCCGAGTCGCTCCAACAGCCCACCCACAGGCTTCTTACCGTCGACCCAGCCGACCTCACCCGCAAGGACGCACCGCTGGCCGGCTGCCACGAACAGTTCGACGCCTACACCCACGCCGGACAAGCGCTCCGAGAGCTCAACCAGCGCGGGCGGTTGCACCGCGGCCTGCGAGCCACCCTCGCCCACCACGTGATCTTCGCGTGGAACCGGCGAAGCATCCCCGGTGCCTACCAGGCCGCCCTCGCGACCGCAGCCAAGACCGTCGTCTTCGGCCCTGACCCCACGGCCTGTCCTTCCACACCGCGGGGTGACTCATGA
- a CDS encoding lanthionine synthetase C family protein yields MRLQSLAEGIPGLVLLAAEREESPRPWVARMLSEPVMVHPDDVSLFEGAPAVALALSVTGESGILTSLDTQIATLTKRRLEAAAQRQQRGDPPHKSEFDLISGLTGLGVYLLHRGQNLQLLHAVLTYLVDLTRTRSNGRPGWWATDGPTGPDPAWRDGHGNLGMAHGIAGPLTLLALAMRRGIVVADHAKAMRRLCAWIDLHRQDDPHPWWPGTVTLREHTLGVSRYRERPRPSWCEGTPGIARALQMAGIALEDQELQHTAGTALLSCLSDEDQLALLEDASLCHGWAGVLHTAWRAGHHAPALRDTLPRLLAGYHSTTLPEEPGFLTGSTGTALAERVATTGLPPATGWDAVLLLNE; encoded by the coding sequence ATGAGACTTCAGTCCCTCGCCGAGGGCATCCCTGGGCTCGTGCTGCTCGCGGCCGAACGTGAGGAGAGTCCACGCCCGTGGGTAGCTCGGATGCTGTCCGAGCCCGTCATGGTCCACCCCGATGACGTCAGCCTCTTCGAGGGTGCGCCGGCGGTAGCCCTCGCGCTCAGTGTCACCGGCGAGTCAGGAATCCTGACTTCCCTCGACACCCAGATCGCCACCCTGACCAAGCGCCGCCTGGAGGCGGCGGCCCAACGCCAGCAGCGAGGCGACCCGCCACACAAGAGCGAGTTCGACCTGATCAGCGGGCTGACCGGCCTGGGTGTCTACCTGCTCCACCGCGGCCAGAACCTGCAGTTGCTGCACGCGGTCCTCACCTACCTCGTGGATCTGACCCGGACCCGCAGCAACGGCAGACCGGGCTGGTGGGCAACCGATGGCCCGACCGGTCCCGACCCGGCGTGGCGCGACGGCCACGGCAACCTCGGCATGGCCCACGGCATCGCGGGACCACTGACCCTGCTCGCACTGGCCATGCGACGCGGGATCGTCGTCGCCGACCACGCCAAGGCGATGCGACGCCTGTGCGCCTGGATCGACCTGCACCGCCAAGACGACCCCCACCCGTGGTGGCCCGGCACGGTCACGCTCCGAGAGCACACGCTCGGGGTCTCCCGCTACCGCGAGCGTCCCCGACCCTCCTGGTGCGAAGGCACCCCCGGCATCGCCCGCGCCCTACAGATGGCCGGCATCGCTCTCGAAGACCAAGAGCTCCAGCACACCGCCGGGACCGCGCTCCTCTCCTGCCTGTCCGACGAAGACCAGCTCGCCCTCCTCGAGGACGCGTCGCTGTGCCACGGCTGGGCAGGCGTCCTCCACACTGCCTGGCGGGCAGGCCACCACGCACCCGCCCTACGCGACACGCTTCCACGCCTTCTCGCCGGCTACCACAGCACCACACTGCCAGAGGAGCCCGGATTCCTCACTGGCAGCACCGGCACCGCGCTCGCCGAGCGCGTCGCGACCACCGGCCTCCCGCCCGCGACAGGGTGGGACGCAGTCCTCCTCCTCAACGAATGA
- a CDS encoding nucleotidyltransferase domain-containing protein, with protein sequence MTRRQPIEVARHLVVERFPFAKQGWLGGSVVLGQATTTSDLDITVLDESAAVHRESLRFAGWPVELFVHSEASIRHFVAKDITQRKPSMARLVAKGVELLEGDGGEAVRKLCEQVLAAGPGLLSQDALAGARYALSDLVDDLRGAVPGPVCTAIAVEAWRRAGDLVLAINGHWTGGGKWLARELLSLDQASGSNWALKLHESLQHAMAGETEALEQVAEEVLDAAGGRLWEGYDQVAAVPEHGWVRD encoded by the coding sequence ATGACACGCAGACAGCCGATTGAGGTCGCCCGCCACTTGGTCGTTGAGCGGTTTCCCTTCGCGAAGCAAGGGTGGCTTGGAGGGTCCGTGGTCCTCGGACAGGCCACGACCACCTCGGATCTGGACATCACGGTCCTGGACGAGAGCGCGGCCGTGCATCGCGAGTCGCTGAGGTTCGCAGGTTGGCCGGTGGAACTATTCGTCCACTCCGAGGCGAGCATCCGGCACTTCGTCGCAAAGGACATCACACAGCGCAAGCCCTCGATGGCAAGGCTGGTCGCCAAAGGAGTCGAGCTCCTGGAAGGCGACGGGGGAGAGGCGGTGCGGAAGCTCTGCGAGCAGGTGCTTGCCGCAGGCCCGGGCCTCCTGTCCCAGGATGCGCTCGCCGGAGCTCGCTACGCCTTGAGTGATCTTGTCGACGACCTTCGCGGCGCAGTGCCCGGACCGGTCTGCACCGCCATCGCCGTCGAAGCATGGCGACGCGCCGGCGACCTCGTCCTTGCGATCAACGGGCACTGGACAGGAGGGGGAAAGTGGCTGGCGCGAGAGCTTCTCTCGCTCGATCAAGCCTCGGGCTCCAACTGGGCGTTGAAACTTCATGAGTCCCTTCAACACGCCATGGCTGGCGAGACGGAGGCACTTGAGCAGGTTGCCGAGGAGGTGCTGGATGCTGCCGGCGGAAGGCTCTGGGAGGGGTACGACCAGGTTGCCGCGGTTCCCGAGCACGGATGGGTTCGGGACTGA
- a CDS encoding serine/threonine-protein kinase, translating into MDLSEFPPGTTINDRYELAGSLGGGADGSVYEAHDRHLDSRVAVKLLNPLEEGAAGPWQEAQRLEQLKSRFLLRVVNADVVINSDIRFIVTPIMSGGDLEGLAQPYGIAASRAAHLVQQIASGLDRIHRAGMIHRDVKPGNVLIEGVDAVLGDLGFCHLLADDGTAPPNGTYCTVAPEVIHEGGKCSPATDVYSLAATAFYLLSGEYPIGHRASRQDQRDQILAGSTRELRNIAPHVSRAVGAVVRKSLNGDPAQRHASATDFGNALAGAVQGSRDWHRVTHDGHLYCVFGARHGAQKEVQVCCTQVDKRSIEVSARLAGSGRQVRGKPDTRVTPGKFIVTLQQLTASL; encoded by the coding sequence GTGGATCTGTCGGAGTTTCCCCCCGGAACTACCATCAACGACCGCTACGAGCTGGCTGGCAGCCTCGGCGGCGGGGCTGACGGCTCGGTCTACGAGGCGCACGACCGACACCTCGACTCCCGCGTCGCGGTGAAGTTGCTCAACCCGTTGGAGGAGGGCGCGGCGGGCCCCTGGCAAGAGGCTCAACGGCTCGAGCAGCTCAAGTCGAGGTTCCTGCTTCGCGTGGTGAACGCCGATGTCGTGATCAACAGCGACATCCGGTTCATCGTCACTCCCATCATGAGCGGAGGCGACCTGGAAGGGCTCGCCCAGCCGTACGGCATTGCTGCGTCGAGGGCGGCTCACCTGGTGCAACAGATTGCCTCGGGGCTTGACCGCATCCACCGGGCCGGGATGATTCACCGGGACGTCAAGCCGGGCAACGTCCTGATCGAAGGCGTCGACGCAGTCTTGGGCGACCTGGGCTTCTGCCACCTCCTCGCTGACGATGGAACAGCGCCGCCCAACGGGACCTACTGCACGGTGGCCCCCGAGGTGATCCACGAAGGCGGCAAATGCTCGCCGGCGACCGACGTCTACTCGCTCGCGGCGACAGCGTTTTATCTCCTGAGCGGCGAATACCCGATCGGCCATCGAGCCTCGAGGCAGGATCAGCGCGATCAGATCCTGGCGGGCTCGACCCGAGAGCTCCGCAACATCGCTCCGCACGTGTCTCGAGCGGTCGGCGCGGTGGTGCGGAAATCACTGAACGGCGACCCCGCGCAGCGTCATGCGAGTGCTACCGACTTCGGCAATGCCTTGGCGGGCGCAGTCCAGGGCAGCAGGGACTGGCACCGCGTGACGCATGACGGACATCTGTACTGCGTCTTTGGAGCGCGGCATGGTGCGCAGAAAGAGGTCCAGGTCTGTTGTACGCAGGTCGACAAGCGCTCGATCGAGGTCAGCGCCCGACTTGCGGGCAGCGGGCGTCAGGTTCGCGGCAAGCCGGACACCCGCGTCACCCCGGGAAAGTTCATCGTGACCCTGCAGCAGTTGACGGCGAGCCTCTGA
- a CDS encoding OB-fold nucleic acid binding domain-containing protein — MTENLADDVSALLSARGWSITRDNPNGASLWSLDGRAEMYLPRFITRGSFEWSDITERVATAHGERASVILREVEMVRFDVTRFRVNDDAPDGPTVPLEAAATVVGSAFGMLRAAATAARRPRQSIGSNYSKLGDEIVREARLGHTETGSFIFPVMLRLSDPVPERETPLPHATVESVRPESSERRVTRTLAQAMSAFDKHVLQPAHDPQMKDLTPVVVAGGTKEMFAQLSRSIAEPGVAWLETGFNWAPIESASSGIPRAVTVPADADAREILTRTVRLLSTPKSEPLRVITGPIIHISHVPGEPLGEIAIQTPSPSGSRFGRVEVVVREEQLSEIHHWMDSGTTVVVHGTVERRPGRPIRLKGVSTPQPLSDTFDDVE; from the coding sequence ATGACCGAAAACCTGGCCGATGACGTGTCGGCACTTCTCAGCGCCCGCGGCTGGTCGATAACCCGTGACAACCCGAACGGTGCGAGCCTGTGGTCGCTGGACGGTCGTGCGGAGATGTATCTGCCGCGCTTCATCACACGCGGATCCTTCGAGTGGAGTGACATCACCGAACGGGTTGCAACTGCACACGGTGAGCGCGCATCGGTCATATTGCGTGAAGTCGAGATGGTTCGTTTCGACGTAACCCGATTCCGCGTCAACGACGACGCGCCCGATGGCCCGACGGTCCCCCTTGAGGCGGCGGCTACCGTTGTCGGGTCGGCCTTCGGCATGCTGCGGGCAGCCGCGACAGCGGCACGCCGACCCCGACAGTCGATCGGCAGTAACTACTCGAAACTCGGCGACGAGATCGTGCGTGAAGCCCGACTCGGGCACACCGAGACCGGCTCGTTCATCTTCCCGGTGATGCTCAGGTTGAGTGATCCAGTGCCGGAACGCGAGACGCCGCTGCCGCACGCGACCGTCGAGTCCGTGCGGCCCGAGTCTTCGGAGCGACGAGTCACGCGCACCCTGGCCCAGGCGATGTCTGCCTTCGACAAGCACGTCCTTCAGCCGGCTCACGATCCCCAGATGAAGGACCTGACACCCGTCGTCGTTGCCGGCGGGACGAAGGAAATGTTCGCCCAGCTGAGCCGCTCGATCGCTGAACCCGGTGTGGCCTGGCTGGAGACGGGCTTCAACTGGGCACCCATCGAATCCGCGTCATCGGGTATCCCACGCGCCGTAACCGTGCCGGCGGACGCGGATGCTCGCGAGATCCTCACCCGCACTGTACGGCTGCTCTCGACGCCGAAGAGCGAGCCGCTACGCGTGATCACCGGCCCGATCATCCACATCAGCCATGTGCCCGGTGAGCCGCTTGGCGAGATCGCGATCCAGACGCCGAGCCCGAGCGGTTCTAGATTCGGGCGAGTCGAGGTCGTCGTGCGTGAGGAGCAGCTCTCCGAGATCCACCACTGGATGGACTCGGGTACGACCGTCGTCGTGCACGGTACAGTCGAGCGCCGTCCAGGGCGACCCATACGCCTCAAAGGGGTTTCTACCCCACAGCCCCTGAGCGACACGTTCGACGACGTCGAGTGA
- a CDS encoding DUF4365 domain-containing protein: protein MTADAARQRREYRTDDGVALIRRPSWTCADNLTTMGTSGSSAAGPETDPPPSRLDCAANPNFTDNGRRGRYGAAYLRSLAAHAGIGCTENSADEDVDAIDVTLKFGRASAEVQVKCKSTFKVGNGTATLPLKPEWVAKWSSSLHPVYVVLVKVPPDVHDWIEGKATSTLHRTVAFGKRFDTERHTASMRFTKADQLTSETLYDWRDETYDFHENHSGGAR from the coding sequence ATGACCGCCGACGCTGCCCGTCAACGGCGCGAATACAGAACGGATGATGGGGTTGCACTGATTCGGCGACCAAGCTGGACCTGCGCCGATAACCTGACGACGATGGGCACCTCCGGATCGAGCGCAGCCGGTCCGGAGACGGACCCGCCGCCGTCGCGCCTCGATTGCGCCGCGAACCCGAACTTCACGGATAACGGTCGAAGAGGACGCTACGGGGCGGCTTACCTTCGCTCGCTCGCTGCCCATGCAGGCATCGGCTGTACAGAGAACTCCGCCGACGAGGACGTCGACGCGATCGACGTCACGCTGAAGTTCGGTCGCGCGAGCGCAGAAGTGCAAGTGAAGTGCAAGAGCACCTTCAAGGTCGGCAACGGGACTGCGACACTCCCGCTCAAACCCGAGTGGGTTGCGAAATGGTCCAGCAGTCTTCACCCGGTCTACGTCGTCCTCGTCAAGGTCCCACCCGACGTACACGACTGGATCGAAGGTAAGGCTACGAGCACTCTCCACCGGACAGTGGCTTTCGGCAAGCGCTTCGACACAGAACGACACACCGCGTCGATGAGGTTCACCAAGGCCGACCAGCTCACGAGTGAGACGCTGTACGACTGGCGCGACGAGACCTACGACTTCCACGAGAACCATTCGGGAGGTGCACGATGA